One stretch of Commensalibacter melissae DNA includes these proteins:
- the fabG gene encoding 3-oxoacyl-ACP reductase FabG — protein MFRLDNKVALVTGASGGIGQAIAKAFVQQGARVVLSGTRENVLREVQKELGEQNAFVQTANLKDQESLKALIPNAERQANAPVDILVNSAGLTRDNLSIRMKESEWSEVLDVDLSVPFQLCQIALKGMVRRRSGRIINIASIIGFIGNVGQANYSAAKGGLIAMSKSLALEVAKKGVTVNVIAPGFIETPMTAVLSEEQQSRLLQRIPRNRMGQVEDVASAAVYLASEETDWVTGTCLHVNGGMYMV, from the coding sequence ATGTTCAGACTAGATAATAAGGTAGCGTTGGTTACTGGTGCCTCGGGTGGAATTGGTCAAGCGATTGCCAAGGCATTTGTTCAGCAAGGGGCAAGGGTTGTTTTGTCGGGAACCAGGGAAAACGTTTTAAGAGAGGTTCAAAAAGAGTTGGGTGAACAGAACGCATTTGTTCAAACAGCCAACCTCAAGGATCAGGAATCTTTAAAAGCGCTTATCCCGAATGCAGAGAGGCAGGCAAATGCACCTGTCGATATCCTGGTTAATAGTGCCGGATTAACGCGGGACAATCTTTCAATCCGAATGAAGGAATCGGAATGGTCCGAGGTTCTGGATGTGGATTTGTCTGTGCCCTTCCAATTATGTCAGATTGCGTTAAAGGGAATGGTTCGCCGGCGTTCAGGACGCATTATCAATATCGCTTCGATCATTGGGTTTATTGGTAATGTTGGTCAGGCCAATTATTCAGCTGCAAAAGGCGGATTAATCGCTATGAGTAAAAGTCTGGCGTTAGAAGTGGCGAAAAAAGGCGTTACCGTTAATGTTATTGCCCCCGGTTTTATTGAAACACCAATGACTGCCGTATTATCAGAAGAGCAACAATCTAGATTATTACAAAGAATTCCAAGAAATAGAATGGGACAGGTGGAGGATGTTGCATCCGCAGCTGTCTATCTGGCTTCTGAAGAGACAGATTGGGTTACTGGAACATGTTTGCATGTTAACGGTGGCATGTATATGGTGTAA
- the fabD gene encoding ACP S-malonyltransferase, whose amino-acid sequence MKCAFLFPGQGSQYVGMGKALAEAFPIAREVYEALDETLKQPLSKIMMEGPVEALTLTQNTQPALMTHSMAVIRVLEKEFNIDANHLVSMAAGHSLGEYSALCAANVFDFVTTVNLLRTRGSAMQNAVPVGQGAMAALIGVTIGQVQDLCKQATQGNSVVVVANDNGASQVVVSGHMDAIERIIAIAKEAGIRRVVKLPVSAPFHSPLMEPAAREMRDALAKTNPKPFNFPVIANITACPYENSSSFVRDSLVRQITGSVRWAETMRYMIDQEVDFFVEVGAGKVLSKIMQRTARDSKVCSVDTPADLEEFAKILSAF is encoded by the coding sequence ATGAAATGTGCATTTTTATTCCCCGGTCAGGGAAGCCAATATGTTGGTATGGGTAAGGCATTGGCTGAAGCATTTCCAATTGCCAGAGAAGTCTATGAAGCGTTGGATGAAACGTTAAAGCAGCCATTATCCAAAATTATGATGGAGGGGCCTGTGGAAGCGTTGACTTTAACGCAAAATACACAACCTGCATTAATGACACATTCCATGGCCGTAATCAGGGTTTTGGAAAAAGAATTTAATATTGATGCCAATCATCTGGTTTCAATGGCAGCAGGACATTCCTTGGGTGAATATTCTGCTCTTTGTGCTGCCAATGTGTTTGATTTTGTTACAACTGTCAATTTGTTACGGACGCGCGGCAGTGCAATGCAAAATGCGGTACCGGTTGGTCAGGGAGCAATGGCTGCACTTATAGGCGTCACGATTGGACAGGTTCAGGATTTATGTAAACAGGCCACGCAGGGAAATTCGGTTGTTGTAGTTGCCAATGATAATGGTGCGTCTCAGGTTGTGGTTTCTGGTCATATGGACGCGATTGAACGGATTATAGCCATAGCCAAGGAAGCTGGTATCCGTAGAGTTGTTAAATTGCCTGTGTCAGCACCATTTCATAGTCCGTTAATGGAACCCGCTGCCCGGGAAATGCGGGATGCCTTGGCTAAAACAAATCCCAAACCATTTAATTTTCCTGTTATCGCAAATATAACCGCCTGCCCTTATGAAAATTCTTCTTCTTTTGTCAGGGATTCATTGGTTAGACAAATAACAGGTTCTGTAAGATGGGCAGAAACTATGCGATATATGATTGATCAGGAAGTTGATTTTTTTGTTGAAGTTGGTGCAGGTAAGGTTTTGTCTAAAATCATGCAGCGTACTGCACGGGATAGCAAGGTTTGTTCTGTTGATACACCTGCAGATCTTGAAGAATTTGCAAAAATTCTTTCTGCTTTTTAA
- a CDS encoding class I SAM-dependent methyltransferase, giving the protein MAHKNDQQDLGLARQYEAYPYPERNPKDETKRLLIGSPSHLNEIDYWVFGGYRSYTQPLRILIAGCGTGDAAIMVAQQMARHQRSGEVICLDRAEAVLKIVKGRAATRKLSNIRYVQGSILELPDLNLGLFDYIDCCGVLHHLPDLAAALQILREQLNPGGGMGLMVYAPYGRTGVYMVQEALSKLTSLSDPPVKRLDVAKRIMKHLPSTAWLRFNGNFGDHLTGGDAGLYDLLLNPRDRSYKIAELWDLLDKNELAVNCLVEPARYDPAYLITDPKIREKFRQFDIRTQASLAESLAGNMSTHVVYVRRAEDNIQFADPCASDSIPFMRETPGEILANQILPSNLLPYSFGMLTIMLPLPAQARGFLGLVDNRRSVGEIIEIVKKRGIEEHRILPLWKQTFEILRSINQLFVRSAV; this is encoded by the coding sequence ATGGCCCATAAAAATGATCAGCAAGATTTGGGATTGGCAAGGCAATATGAGGCCTATCCGTATCCCGAACGCAATCCAAAGGATGAAACCAAACGCTTATTAATAGGCAGTCCAAGCCATTTGAATGAAATTGATTATTGGGTATTTGGAGGATATCGTTCTTATACGCAACCATTAAGGATTTTGATTGCTGGTTGTGGAACCGGTGATGCAGCAATCATGGTGGCTCAACAAATGGCACGACACCAACGTTCTGGTGAAGTGATCTGTTTGGATCGGGCCGAGGCAGTTTTGAAAATTGTTAAAGGACGGGCAGCTACACGGAAATTGAGTAATATCCGTTATGTTCAGGGTTCAATTCTTGAATTGCCAGATTTAAATCTCGGGTTGTTTGATTATATTGATTGTTGTGGTGTTTTGCATCATTTGCCTGATCTTGCTGCTGCCCTGCAAATATTAAGGGAACAACTAAATCCTGGCGGCGGGATGGGATTGATGGTTTATGCTCCCTATGGTCGTACTGGCGTTTATATGGTGCAGGAAGCATTATCCAAACTGACCTCTTTGTCAGATCCACCAGTAAAGCGTTTGGATGTTGCAAAAAGAATCATGAAGCATCTTCCATCGACTGCCTGGCTCAGATTTAATGGAAATTTTGGTGATCATTTAACTGGAGGTGACGCTGGTCTGTATGATCTTTTATTAAACCCGCGTGACCGATCCTATAAAATTGCTGAACTATGGGATCTGTTGGATAAAAATGAGTTGGCGGTAAACTGTTTGGTGGAGCCTGCGCGTTATGATCCTGCTTATTTAATAACAGATCCAAAGATCAGAGAAAAATTCAGGCAGTTTGATATAAGAACACAGGCTAGTCTGGCTGAATCTTTGGCTGGGAATATGTCAACGCATGTTGTGTATGTGCGTCGCGCGGAGGATAATATACAATTTGCTGATCCATGTGCCTCTGATTCAATTCCTTTTATGCGGGAAACGCCTGGAGAAATACTTGCCAATCAGATTTTACCATCCAATCTGCTTCCTTATTCTTTTGGAATGTTGACGATTATGCTTCCTTTACCTGCACAGGCACGCGGGTTTTTGGGACTTGTTGACAATCGCCGTTCGGTTGGAGAAATAATTGAGATTGTCAAAAAACGGGGTATTGAGGAACACCGTATTTTACCTTTGTGGAAGCAGACTTTTGAAATTTTACGAAGTATTAACCAGCTTTTTGTAAGATCTGCCGTTTAA
- a CDS encoding glycine betaine ABC transporter substrate-binding protein — MNSLKLGFFDNLIHEATAAVITRVLEAHGITDIELITGECKDLILELTAGKIDLFVSVWLPDIHADIIQSNPNFKVIGNLYQPSISFALPKNFQEHVGSIDQLITASFLHREITVCETLQVFANKIMKEYGLIKAGYQLKSIADEETLTHYQEIIHSQEPELMMLYEPALFTDSGNFYRLRESENIFIRKQKAAMLLNPNWIQRFGGDLIDELEEMMLGNQIVQFMENAIRNQGMSADEAAEAWQRGKLVVRA, encoded by the coding sequence ATGAATTCTTTAAAGCTTGGTTTTTTTGATAATTTGATACATGAAGCAACAGCAGCGGTTATAACACGTGTGTTAGAGGCCCATGGAATAACGGATATAGAATTAATTACCGGTGAATGTAAGGATTTGATACTGGAGCTGACTGCTGGGAAAATTGATTTGTTTGTAAGTGTATGGTTGCCTGATATTCATGCCGATATCATTCAATCCAACCCGAATTTCAAGGTGATTGGAAATCTTTATCAACCCTCTATTTCTTTTGCTTTGCCAAAAAATTTTCAAGAACATGTAGGTTCTATTGATCAACTTATAACAGCTTCATTTCTTCATCGTGAAATCACGGTATGTGAAACTTTGCAGGTTTTCGCAAATAAAATCATGAAAGAATATGGTTTGATCAAGGCTGGTTATCAATTGAAATCTATTGCAGATGAAGAGACGTTGACTCATTATCAGGAAATAATCCACTCACAAGAACCCGAGTTAATGATGCTTTATGAGCCGGCATTGTTCACGGATTCAGGAAATTTTTATCGTCTGAGGGAATCCGAGAATATTTTTATACGGAAACAAAAAGCGGCCATGCTATTAAACCCCAATTGGATTCAGCGATTTGGGGGTGACTTGATTGATGAACTTGAGGAAATGATGTTGGGTAATCAGATTGTTCAGTTCATGGAAAATGCAATACGCAATCAGGGGATGAGTGCCGATGAGGCGGCAGAAGCTTGGCAGCGTGGTAAATTGGTTGTAAGAGCATAA
- a CDS encoding acyl-ACP desaturase, with protein sequence MKHWDIEQVNWDKFDPSLIDADIVPLIKTAAVVERNSVDYTVYLTNVFGHDPELTKLFRKWEDEEVQHGETLGRWAMMADPAWNYQESYKRFRNFYKIDLKTDHSIRGSQAGEFIARAMVEVGTSSYYSALADYVKEPVLKEICRRIAGDEYRHYKLFYDYAKLYLKSQKLSRLQRARIALGRIIESQDDELASAFHATNEPHGMPYNHKRCIALYMEKAMSLYKIHHIVRVVNMVCKVIGWMPSEKWQRYLSKLILMIINKQQKAYTKQVLSII encoded by the coding sequence ATGAAACATTGGGATATTGAACAGGTTAACTGGGATAAATTTGACCCTTCATTAATAGATGCTGATATTGTTCCTTTGATAAAAACAGCTGCTGTTGTTGAACGAAATAGTGTAGACTATACGGTTTATTTGACTAATGTATTTGGTCATGATCCTGAATTGACAAAGCTTTTCAGGAAATGGGAAGATGAAGAGGTGCAACATGGTGAAACATTGGGACGATGGGCCATGATGGCTGATCCTGCTTGGAATTATCAGGAAAGTTATAAGCGTTTCAGAAATTTTTATAAAATTGACTTAAAGACGGATCACTCAATCCGTGGATCACAGGCGGGAGAATTTATCGCCCGGGCTATGGTTGAGGTTGGCACTTCATCTTATTACAGTGCCTTGGCAGATTATGTAAAGGAACCTGTCCTGAAGGAGATATGCAGACGGATTGCTGGAGATGAATATCGTCATTATAAATTGTTTTATGATTATGCTAAATTATATTTGAAATCTCAAAAGCTCTCCAGGTTGCAACGAGCCAGGATTGCCTTGGGTCGTATAATTGAAAGTCAGGATGATGAGCTTGCCTCGGCCTTTCATGCCACCAATGAGCCCCATGGAATGCCATATAATCATAAACGATGTATAGCCCTTTATATGGAAAAGGCCATGTCATTATATAAAATCCATCATATTGTCAGGGTGGTTAATATGGTTTGTAAGGTTATTGGGTGGATGCCTTCAGAAAAATGGCAAAGATATTTGTCTAAATTGATACTAATGATTATTAATAAACAACAGAAAGCCTATACCAAACAAGTTTTATCTATAATATAA
- a CDS encoding enoyl-CoA hydratase/isomerase family protein: protein MSNLVVVQKRNYVGVLTLNRPQALNAIDDVLQNQILDVLEKWKFDSRIYIILINSSSERAFCAGGDIRKIADLVRSGKKQKGLEIFKYNYVLANYILHYSKPIISVMDGITMGGGIGLGAFATYRFVTERSILAMPEVMIGLTPDAGSSFLFQNAPGFSGLRAMLTGQRFNGNTAIKLGFADYMIYSSELELFLQKLTELQPNEINFFLSTYKQSYEFDNKTLKQIADIYQASSVAKIIEKLRKSKYNWAVCDFKTILKACPFSLEVTYRAWHLKLPTQEAVLTRDLLLVSHLIQRADFLEGVRAAVIDKDHNPKWNQAPISESEINSCFDY, encoded by the coding sequence GTGTCTAATTTAGTTGTAGTACAAAAAAGAAATTATGTTGGTGTATTAACATTGAATAGACCACAAGCATTGAATGCGATTGATGATGTGTTACAAAATCAAATATTAGATGTTTTAGAAAAGTGGAAATTCGATTCGCGTATTTATATTATTTTAATTAATAGTAGTAGTGAACGAGCTTTTTGTGCTGGTGGTGATATTCGGAAAATTGCTGATTTAGTTCGTTCAGGTAAAAAACAAAAAGGTTTAGAAATTTTTAAATATAATTATGTATTAGCTAATTATATACTACATTATTCTAAGCCCATTATTTCAGTAATGGATGGCATTACCATGGGGGGAGGTATAGGATTAGGAGCGTTTGCTACATATCGTTTTGTTACTGAACGTTCTATTTTAGCAATGCCAGAAGTGATGATCGGATTAACCCCAGATGCAGGTAGTTCTTTTTTATTTCAAAATGCTCCAGGTTTTTCTGGATTAAGGGCTATGTTAACGGGACAACGTTTTAATGGTAACACTGCTATTAAGTTGGGGTTTGCAGATTATATGATTTATTCAAGTGAATTAGAACTTTTTTTACAAAAATTAACAGAATTACAGCCAAATGAAATTAATTTTTTTCTTTCAACATATAAGCAATCCTATGAATTTGATAATAAAACTTTAAAACAAATTGCTGATATTTATCAAGCTTCTTCTGTAGCAAAGATTATTGAGAAATTGCGAAAAAGTAAATATAATTGGGCCGTATGTGATTTTAAAACTATATTAAAAGCTTGTCCATTTTCTTTAGAGGTAACTTATAGAGCTTGGCATTTGAAATTACCAACTCAAGAAGCTGTTTTAACACGCGATTTATTGTTAGTTAGTCATCTTATCCAACGGGCCGATTTTTTAGAAGGGGTGAGGGCTGCAGTTATTGACAAGGATCATAACCCAAAATGGAATCAGGCGCCAATTTCAGAGTCCGAGATTAATTCCTGTTTTGACTATTGA
- a CDS encoding acyltransferase family protein has product MDLLHKRNVSLDCFRGIMALFVACGHFFYWNHKPIIPCSFVLAVDFFLVLSGFVICHSVYQKREKFNSINFAFKRYLRLFPVYIVCVVISYVFNIFNNITQPNLFDWFKILTISEMIPLNTLHPSIPFEPIGISYTISAELWVGIIIFPIFVTLLDKFTHLIFPVLILVILYCLIVLNQTSINYMDAHHRLYNLFIDYAIIRCLLEYSLGILTYLIFIKINFKPNNFIISFFQLFIILLFSMTYLKLNYNRNNEFIAPFLFAIFIYLLSFKTGIIYKITSNNFAKFLGDISYSIYLIHPIWINICSKYFHLHTTKGINIVIYIFCILTSAYIIYQFVDKPCLQLLRYKNNT; this is encoded by the coding sequence ATGGACTTACTCCATAAAAGAAATGTATCCCTTGATTGTTTTCGTGGAATTATGGCTTTATTTGTCGCTTGTGGACATTTTTTTTATTGGAACCATAAACCAATAATTCCTTGTTCTTTTGTTTTAGCTGTTGATTTTTTTTTGGTTCTCAGTGGTTTTGTCATTTGTCATTCCGTTTATCAAAAAAGAGAAAAATTTAACTCTATAAATTTTGCTTTTAAACGTTATCTAAGACTTTTTCCAGTATATATCGTTTGCGTAGTTATTTCTTATGTATTTAATATTTTTAATAATATCACTCAACCTAATTTATTTGATTGGTTTAAAATATTAACTATTTCAGAAATGATTCCTTTAAATACGCTTCACCCTTCAATACCTTTTGAACCAATAGGAATTTCATATACTATTTCAGCTGAACTTTGGGTTGGAATAATAATTTTTCCAATATTTGTAACATTATTAGATAAATTTACGCATTTGATATTTCCTGTTTTAATTCTAGTAATCTTATATTGTTTAATTGTATTAAATCAAACCTCTATAAACTATATGGATGCGCATCATAGGCTGTATAATTTATTTATAGATTATGCAATTATTAGATGTTTATTAGAATATTCACTAGGAATTCTTACTTATTTAATATTTATTAAGATTAATTTTAAACCAAACAATTTTATAATTTCTTTTTTTCAACTTTTTATAATTCTTTTATTTTCTATGACTTACTTAAAATTAAATTATAATAGAAATAATGAATTTATAGCTCCTTTTTTATTCGCTATATTTATCTATCTCTTGTCTTTTAAAACTGGAATTATTTACAAAATAACTTCTAATAATTTTGCAAAATTTTTAGGAGATATTTCATATTCTATTTACCTAATTCATCCTATTTGGATAAATATCTGTTCAAAATATTTTCATTTACATACCACAAAAGGAATTAATATCGTCATTTATATATTTTGCATATTAACATCTGCATATATAATTTATCAATTTGTTGATAAACCTTGCCTACAACTTCTACGATACAAAAATAATACTTAA
- the bioB gene encoding biotin synthase BioB, with protein MPLKRDFSTTIFNNFPIRHDWTKEEIASLFQLPLPELIYQAQTAHRLNFDPTQIQVSTLLSIKSGGCPEDCAYCPQSAKHEEKIKADRLMSVEKVLEKARAAKAEGATRFCMGAAWRSPKDHDLETVCAMIEGIKNLGLETCVTLGMLNLEQTEKLKNAGLDYYNHNLDTSEEHYEKIISTRTYQDRLDTLAFVRDAGIKVCCGGILGMNEDEADRVSMIATLANLPRHPESVPINMLIRVKGTPLGNADPIDPIDFIRTIAVARITMPESYVRLAAGRTEMSNEMQTLCYLAGVNSIFLGERLLTCPNPEKSSDLTLFNKLGLQIANQQNRAIT; from the coding sequence ATGCCGCTTAAAAGAGATTTCTCAACAACGATTTTTAATAATTTTCCAATTCGTCACGACTGGACCAAGGAGGAAATCGCTTCTTTGTTTCAGCTCCCGTTGCCCGAGCTTATTTACCAAGCACAAACTGCCCACCGATTAAATTTCGATCCAACACAAATTCAGGTTTCAACCTTGCTCTCGATCAAAAGTGGAGGATGTCCCGAAGACTGTGCTTATTGTCCACAAAGTGCAAAACATGAAGAAAAAATTAAGGCAGACCGTCTTATGTCCGTTGAAAAAGTGCTTGAAAAAGCACGCGCTGCCAAAGCGGAAGGTGCGACACGTTTTTGTATGGGTGCCGCCTGGCGTTCCCCGAAAGATCACGATCTCGAGACCGTTTGTGCCATGATAGAAGGCATTAAAAATCTTGGGCTGGAAACATGCGTAACCTTAGGAATGCTTAATCTGGAACAAACTGAAAAACTTAAAAACGCTGGACTGGATTATTATAATCATAATCTTGATACTTCTGAAGAACATTATGAAAAGATCATCTCAACCCGTACATATCAGGATCGTCTGGATACCCTCGCTTTTGTTCGTGATGCCGGTATCAAAGTATGTTGTGGAGGTATTCTCGGAATGAATGAAGATGAAGCAGACCGTGTCAGCATGATTGCAACCCTTGCCAATTTACCCAGACATCCGGAAAGCGTGCCTATCAATATGCTTATCCGCGTCAAAGGAACACCTTTGGGTAATGCAGACCCCATAGATCCTATTGATTTTATTCGTACAATTGCTGTCGCCCGAATCACGATGCCTGAAAGCTATGTTCGATTGGCAGCCGGCAGAACGGAGATGAGTAATGAAATGCAGACCTTGTGCTATCTGGCTGGAGTCAATTCTATTTTTCTGGGTGAACGTTTGCTAACCTGTCCCAATCCAGAAAAAAGCAGTGATTTGACCTTATTCAACAAATTAGGACTGCAAATTGCCAACCAGCAAAACCGGGCCATAACCTAA
- a CDS encoding heavy metal translocating P-type ATPase: MSAALENKGIDFVIRGMTCASCVRRVEKVIKRVAGVEDVNVNLTLEQARVIPKPAIQQQNLIAEIETAVTKAGYHAEWLDPGHAAINLNGDRDEKDLYHWIIAALFSAPLLGSMIAGGFNHHWMLPGWVQFLLATPVQFWLGKPFYIAAYRAVKSGNGNMDLLVILGSGTAWILSTCLLLSWLLGYCKVEPDLYYESASLIITFILLGHWLEKRARYKAVDSIRALQALRPDTACKLVDDKEISVCLDQLMVGDQVVVRPGETIPCDGTVIQGESAVDESMLTGESLPIEKKIGDKVTGGSLNDNGRLSIKVEKTGRQTRLSAIIQLVENAQASKAPIQKMVDRISSIFVPVVIILALLTFLGWWLINGFFVIGLMHAAAVLVIACPCALGLATPTALATGCGAAARSGILIRDAETLERAVHVKKVAFDKTGTLTEGKLSVVSIVSLSDFSKKEILYYAASLSLSSEHPLAKALLSEASSYTISLKQPEEFRVIKEQGRGIMGKIKERVFLLGNQRMVESHGCKIPDVPSEIRSSTLSWLLEKMQDSYRLLGIIAFEDHVRSGSVEAVRRLKEHSIQSIMLTGDNEAVAKKIGNILRIDDVKANLTPEDKQQFIKKHGSKGIDHQSIAMVGDGINDAPALAEADLAIAMGEGTDVAAEVAGIVLMRNNPELVADTLNIAKRTHQRIKEGLFWAFIYNIIGIPLAMLGFLNPAIAGGAMALSSVCVVMNALRLLRWKARI, from the coding sequence ATGTCTGCAGCATTGGAAAATAAAGGAATTGATTTTGTAATTCGTGGAATGACATGTGCATCTTGTGTCAGACGTGTTGAGAAAGTCATTAAGCGTGTTGCAGGAGTTGAAGATGTCAATGTGAATCTGACATTGGAACAGGCCAGGGTCATTCCAAAACCAGCTATCCAACAACAAAATTTAATTGCTGAGATTGAGACGGCTGTCACAAAGGCTGGTTATCATGCGGAATGGCTTGATCCTGGTCATGCAGCTATCAACCTGAATGGGGATCGTGATGAAAAGGATTTATATCATTGGATTATCGCGGCCTTATTTTCCGCACCATTATTGGGTTCAATGATTGCTGGCGGTTTCAACCATCATTGGATGCTTCCAGGCTGGGTTCAGTTTTTATTGGCAACTCCTGTGCAATTCTGGTTGGGAAAACCATTTTATATTGCTGCTTATCGTGCGGTAAAATCAGGAAATGGAAATATGGATTTGCTGGTGATACTTGGTTCAGGTACCGCCTGGATTCTGAGCACATGTTTATTGCTTTCATGGTTGTTGGGTTATTGCAAGGTTGAGCCTGATCTTTATTATGAAAGCGCCTCATTGATTATAACCTTTATTTTACTGGGGCACTGGTTGGAAAAGCGGGCAAGATATAAAGCCGTTGATTCAATTAGGGCATTACAGGCTCTGCGTCCTGATACAGCTTGTAAACTGGTTGATGACAAAGAAATATCAGTTTGCCTGGATCAATTAATGGTTGGTGATCAGGTTGTTGTTCGTCCAGGTGAAACAATTCCTTGTGATGGGACGGTCATACAGGGTGAAAGTGCAGTTGATGAGTCGATGCTGACTGGGGAAAGCCTGCCAATCGAGAAAAAAATTGGGGATAAAGTTACTGGTGGTTCATTAAATGATAATGGGCGTTTATCAATTAAGGTTGAAAAAACCGGGAGACAGACAAGATTGTCCGCTATTATCCAATTGGTTGAAAATGCACAAGCCTCCAAGGCGCCAATCCAAAAAATGGTGGATCGGATAAGCAGTATTTTTGTACCTGTTGTTATTATTCTAGCATTATTAACCTTTCTGGGTTGGTGGTTGATAAACGGTTTTTTTGTAATAGGGTTAATGCATGCCGCTGCCGTATTGGTGATTGCCTGTCCTTGTGCATTGGGTTTGGCAACGCCGACAGCTTTAGCTACTGGATGCGGGGCAGCAGCTCGTTCTGGTATTTTAATTCGTGATGCTGAAACTTTAGAGAGAGCGGTGCATGTCAAAAAGGTGGCATTTGATAAAACAGGAACCCTAACAGAAGGAAAACTGTCAGTCGTTTCAATTGTTTCTTTATCCGATTTTTCAAAAAAAGAAATTCTCTATTATGCAGCCAGTTTGTCTTTATCAAGCGAACACCCCTTGGCAAAGGCACTGCTATCTGAAGCCTCCTCTTATACTATTTCTTTGAAACAACCAGAAGAATTCCGGGTTATAAAAGAACAGGGACGTGGTATCATGGGAAAGATAAAAGAACGGGTTTTCTTATTGGGCAATCAGCGGATGGTTGAATCGCATGGGTGTAAAATTCCTGATGTGCCGTCAGAAATCCGATCATCAACTTTATCCTGGCTTCTTGAGAAGATGCAAGATTCCTATCGTTTATTGGGTATTATAGCTTTTGAGGATCATGTACGGTCTGGTTCGGTAGAGGCGGTTCGACGATTGAAAGAGCATTCAATCCAATCAATTATGTTGACGGGGGATAATGAAGCTGTCGCCAAAAAAATTGGTAATATATTGAGAATAGATGACGTTAAAGCGAATCTGACACCAGAAGATAAACAACAGTTTATCAAGAAACATGGTTCAAAGGGTATCGATCATCAGTCAATTGCCATGGTTGGAGATGGAATAAATGATGCTCCGGCCTTGGCAGAGGCGGATCTTGCCATTGCAATGGGCGAGGGGACGGATGTGGCGGCCGAGGTGGCTGGGATCGTATTGATGCGGAATAATCCTGAATTGGTCGCTGATACGTTGAACATTGCCAAAAGAACTCATCAGCGTATCAAGGAAGGGTTGTTTTGGGCGTTTATCTATAATATTATCGGTATTCCTTTGGCAATGCTCGGATTTTTAAATCCGGCTATTGCAGGGGGAGCCATGGCTTTAAGTAGCGTATGTGTTGTTATGAACGCTTTAAGGTTATTACGCTGGAAAGCAAGAATCTAG
- a CDS encoding heavy-metal-associated domain-containing protein translates to MKIYHVEGMTCQHCVHAVKEAVEALPDVQEANVDLKTGTLKITGSVNENELKKAIEEEGYTLS, encoded by the coding sequence ATGAAAATATATCATGTCGAAGGAATGACATGTCAACATTGTGTCCACGCTGTAAAAGAAGCCGTTGAAGCCCTTCCAGATGTTCAGGAGGCCAATGTCGACTTGAAAACCGGAACATTAAAAATCACCGGTTCGGTCAATGAGAATGAACTCAAAAAAGCGATTGAAGAGGAAGGATACACCCTTTCTTGA
- a CDS encoding phosphoribosylanthranilate isomerase: protein MVSIKICGVRETATCDLLLKLRVNWVGLVFYPASPRFLSVTQARQLPDYGKEGLLRVGLFVRPKLDDIRRILDKVRLDILQLYCSDKQAETIREEIGLPVWLARGVKTRDDLLEPSQVDGMVIEAPFYESDTRPGGNGRKFDWSLTKNWNPAKPWLLAGGLTPDNVQEAIQQSGTEAIDVSSGVESEPGKKDPILIQQFVKNARQEYNCE from the coding sequence ATGGTTTCTATCAAGATATGTGGTGTAAGAGAAACGGCGACTTGTGATTTATTGTTAAAATTACGGGTCAATTGGGTGGGATTGGTTTTTTATCCAGCGTCTCCGCGTTTTTTATCTGTTACCCAAGCGAGACAGTTGCCTGATTATGGTAAGGAAGGTCTGTTAAGGGTTGGTTTGTTTGTTAGGCCAAAATTAGATGATATAAGAAGAATTCTTGACAAGGTTCGGCTGGATATTCTGCAACTTTATTGTTCTGACAAACAGGCGGAAACTATTCGAGAGGAAATCGGTCTGCCAGTTTGGTTGGCAAGAGGCGTTAAAACGCGTGATGATTTGCTTGAACCTTCCCAGGTTGATGGAATGGTGATTGAGGCACCATTTTATGAATCGGATACAAGACCGGGCGGTAATGGACGCAAGTTTGATTGGTCCCTGACTAAAAACTGGAACCCGGCAAAGCCATGGTTGCTGGCAGGTGGATTAACACCCGATAATGTGCAAGAAGCCATTCAGCAGTCAGGTACAGAGGCAATTGATGTCTCATCAGGGGTTGAATCTGAACCGGGGAAAAAGGATCCAATCCTAATTCAACAGTTTGTAAAAAATGCCAGACAAGAATATAATTGCGAATAA